The genomic interval TATTGCCAAGCGTCTTATAGAAAAAGAAACTATAGAAAAAGAAGAATTCGAACAAATACTGGTGGCTCATGGGATCCAACCCAAAAAAGCTTTAGTCACTTTTTCTGGCAAAGAGCAGGTGATAGCGGAATAGAAAATACTTAAATCAGGTTCTATAATAGTTGTATGAATTTACTCATAAAAAATATGAAAGCAAGAGGTTTTACTTTAATAGAGCTTCTGATGGTCATTACTATTATTGGTATTTTATCTTCAGTAGTTCTTACTTCTCTCAATACTGGTAGAAGCAGGGCAAATGATACTAAAGTCAAATCCCAACTAAATAGTTTGCGCACTGCAGCCGAAATTTACCACAATACTAATCAAAACTATGGTGGCGCTGTAGCCGGTACTGAAGGAGCTGTATCTCCCAACTTTGGTAATGGTTGTAGTGCCAACATGTTTACCGATACTCTTATTGATCCAAGTGTGGCGAGCGCTAGTTACCCTGTCAGTACTACTATGAAATGCACTTCAAGCGGTACAGCTTATGCTGTGAGTGCGAGCTTAAATTCAAGTAATGGCGCCACTGTCGATCATTGGTGCATCGACTCCTCCGGTGCTGCTAAGGCTATTGGTGCTCTTCACAACAACAGTACTTATGTTTGTCCATAATTTTATCCTTTAAATTTGCTCCAGTTTAAGCTAATATCTAGCTAATCCGCCCTTAGCTCAGTTGGTTAGAGCACAAAGCTTATACCTTTGGGGTCCCACGTTCGAATCGTGGAGGGCGGACAAATTTACTCCATATGGATTTGCTCTGTCTTTGAGCGGAGGCGTTCTCTAAGAAGCGGGTATTTTTTTAATTCAAAATCTTTTTCGATTAATTCCCGAGCTTCTTTACGTGCCGCTTCTACCATCTTGATATTTTTCAGGGCTTCCATAGCTAGGTCGGAAACTCCCCATTGCTTGGCTCCCGCTAGGTCGCCCGCCCCTCGGTGCTCCAGGTCAAATTCCGCTAGTTCAAAACCGTTTTTTGCTGTTACGAAGGATTTCAGTCGTTTCAAAGTATTAGCTGAATTTGATTCAGTGAAAACATAACAATATGCCTGGTGGCTACTCCTAATGACCCGCCCCCGTAATTGGTGAAGTTGAGCTAGGCCGAATCTTTCAGCTCCTTCGATAATGATAGAGGTCGAATTTGGCACATTTACTCCCACTTCGACTACTGATGTAGCCACCAATATTTCCATCTTTCCATCTTTAAATTTTTTCATTATTTCTTCTTTTTCCTTTGGCTTCATTTTTCCGTGTAGTACCCCTATGTTAAATTCTGGGAAAATCTTTTCCTTCAATCTTTTGGCTTCCTCTGTAACTGATTTGGCTTGGACCGCCATCTCTTTATCTGGATCGGGCTCGTTTACTCTGGGGCATATCACATATGCTTGGCGGCCTGCTTTTATTTCTTTTCTTATTTTTTCATACACCTCACTTCTTCTACTTTGTAATACTACTTCTGTCATTACCGGTTTTCTGCCCGGTGGTAACTCATCCAGGACTGACAAATCGAGGTCGCCGAATATGGTCAGTGCTAAAGTGCGCGGTATTGGTGTTGCTGTCATAGAAAGGAGGTGAGGCACGATATCGGTTTTTCTTCGGAGTTTCTGCCTTTGATTTACTCCG from Candidatus Paceibacterota bacterium carries:
- a CDS encoding type II secretion system protein, with the protein product MNLLIKNMKARGFTLIELLMVITIIGILSSVVLTSLNTGRSRANDTKVKSQLNSLRTAAEIYHNTNQNYGGAVAGTEGAVSPNFGNGCSANMFTDTLIDPSVASASYPVSTTMKCTSSGTAYAVSASLNSSNGATVDHWCIDSSGAAKAIGALHNNSTYVCP